Proteins encoded by one window of bacterium:
- the amt gene encoding ammonium transporter, translated as MMLCAGLVFIMHLGFATLESGLTRAKNSTNILFKNTFIVSVGILTYALIGFSLMYPGDFNGILGWAGLGIGTDAAGLTAAYASGGYTYWTDFLFQAMFAATAATIVSGAVAERIKLSSFMVFATFFVAIVYPIAGSWKWGGGWLDGAGFYDFAGSTLVHSLGGWGALVGAWMLGPRLGKYSGKRMNPIPGSNLPLATVGVFLLWLGWFGFNGGSVLSADPALTSFTLVTTCLAAAAGALTAMVTSWILATKPDLSMTLNGVLAGLVGITAGADTVSILGAVMIGAVAGMIVVGSVVMFDRIRIDDPVGAISVHLVCGIWGTLAVGIFSTNPEHTLGAQALGVAAYGVFTVASALLLFGAIKATMGLRVDESEELEGLDLAEHGGHAYDFGGTKSGIADDAVTRPTLTRPAAELVTEL; from the coding sequence ATGATGCTATGCGCGGGGCTGGTGTTCATCATGCACCTGGGCTTCGCAACCCTCGAGTCCGGGCTCACGCGCGCGAAGAACTCGACGAACATCCTGTTCAAGAACACGTTCATCGTGTCCGTCGGCATTCTCACCTACGCATTGATCGGCTTCAGCTTGATGTATCCCGGCGATTTCAACGGGATTCTCGGATGGGCGGGCCTGGGTATCGGTACCGATGCGGCCGGGCTGACAGCCGCCTACGCTAGTGGCGGCTACACCTACTGGACCGATTTCCTGTTCCAGGCCATGTTCGCCGCAACCGCCGCGACGATCGTCTCCGGTGCCGTCGCCGAGCGCATCAAGCTCTCGTCGTTCATGGTGTTCGCGACCTTCTTCGTCGCGATCGTCTACCCGATCGCGGGCTCCTGGAAGTGGGGTGGCGGCTGGCTCGATGGCGCGGGCTTCTACGATTTCGCGGGCTCGACGCTGGTCCACTCGCTGGGCGGCTGGGGTGCGCTGGTCGGCGCCTGGATGCTCGGGCCCAGGCTCGGCAAGTATTCGGGAAAGCGCATGAATCCGATCCCCGGCAGCAACCTGCCTCTGGCGACGGTCGGCGTCTTCCTGCTCTGGCTCGGTTGGTTCGGTTTCAACGGCGGCTCCGTCCTCTCGGCCGATCCGGCGTTGACTTCCTTCACTCTGGTGACGACGTGTCTGGCCGCGGCCGCCGGTGCGCTCACAGCCATGGTCACTTCATGGATCCTCGCCACCAAGCCGGATCTCTCGATGACCCTGAACGGCGTGCTTGCCGGCCTCGTGGGAATCACGGCGGGCGCGGATACTGTGAGCATTCTCGGAGCGGTGATGATCGGCGCCGTGGCGGGCATGATCGTCGTCGGTTCTGTCGTGATGTTCGATCGGATTCGGATCGACGATCCGGTGGGCGCCATTTCGGTTCACCTGGTGTGCGGCATCTGGGGCACACTCGCCGTCGGAATCTTCTCGACGAATCCCGAGCATACGTTAGGCGCACAGGCGCTGGGCGTCGCAGCCTACGGAGTCTTCACAGTGGCTTCGGCCCTGCTCCTCTTCGGGGCGATCAAGGCGACGATGGGCCTGCGTGTGGACGAGAGCGAGGAACTCGAAGGGCTCGATCTCGCCGAGCATGGTGGCCACGCATACGACTTCGGCGGAACGAAATCCGGTATCGCGGATGATGCCGTCACCCGGCCCACTCTTACTCGACCCGCTGCAGAGCTGGTCACCGAGCTCTAG
- a CDS encoding P-II family nitrogen regulator, giving the protein MKKIVAILKPFKLDDATTALRELGITGLTVSEVKGFGRQKGHTELYRGAEYVVDFLPKVRLEVALADDLVEKAAKALMEAAQTGRIGDGKIFIEPLEDAIRIRTGERGDAALT; this is encoded by the coding sequence ATGAAGAAGATCGTTGCGATCTTGAAGCCGTTCAAACTGGACGATGCGACGACCGCGCTGCGGGAACTGGGAATCACGGGGCTCACTGTGAGCGAAGTGAAGGGTTTCGGCCGGCAAAAGGGGCATACCGAGCTCTACCGCGGCGCCGAATATGTGGTCGATTTCCTGCCGAAGGTCCGCCTGGAGGTGGCGCTCGCGGACGATCTGGTGGAGAAGGCCGCGAAGGCCCTGATGGAAGCGGCCCAGACCGGACGTATTGGCGACGGGAAGATCTTCATCGAGCCGCTGGAGGATGCCATTCGCATTCGAACCGGCGAACGCGGGGACGCCGCACTCACCTAG
- a CDS encoding YnbE family lipoprotein: MTRPYIPALLALLVWGGLGCAPTVQVKAPEEPIVINLNVKIEHEVRVKVDKELDQVFEEEEDLF, encoded by the coding sequence ATGACCCGGCCGTACATACCTGCGCTGCTGGCGCTGCTCGTCTGGGGGGGCCTGGGCTGCGCTCCGACGGTGCAGGTAAAGGCTCCCGAGGAGCCCATCGTGATCAACTTGAATGTGAAGATCGAGCACGAAGTTCGCGTCAAAGTGGACAAGGAACTCGACCAGGTCTTCGAAGAAGAAGAGGATCTCTTCTGA
- a CDS encoding YdbL family protein translates to MLNFSINRRRTLGWMLALAGSALLLSTAAWAASELDAARDTGVVGERRNGYIGLVVKNPTDEQKALVKRINAGRRAQYKKVAKKTGATVEEVAALTAERLMREAKSGHYVQAADDGWVRKP, encoded by the coding sequence ATGCTGAACTTTTCGATCAACCGACGACGAACTCTTGGCTGGATGCTCGCTTTGGCAGGCTCCGCGCTCTTGCTTTCGACGGCCGCCTGGGCCGCCAGTGAGCTGGATGCCGCGCGGGATACCGGCGTCGTGGGGGAGCGGCGCAATGGCTACATCGGGCTGGTCGTGAAGAACCCGACCGACGAGCAGAAGGCCCTGGTGAAGCGGATCAACGCCGGCCGACGTGCGCAATACAAGAAGGTGGCCAAGAAGACCGGCGCGACCGTTGAAGAGGTCGCCGCCCTGACGGCTGAGCGCCTGATGCGCGAGGCCAAGTCCGGCCACTACGTGCAGGCAGCCGACGACGGCTGGGTCCGAAAGCCCTAG
- a CDS encoding rhomboid family intramembrane serine protease — protein MLLPWSHESTELRRRPWITLTLIAICVVVLVGSQSDPAVQQFDRTLGEAHDFWQSHPYLEPGELLASHFGDDGADARMEFRADLKAGRVPIPVSAVEAEQRDLDVLTAHAEAALERHVWYRFGLVPTAIRWQGVLGHMFLHAGWAHLLGNLLFLFLTGPFIEDRWGRSVFLMFYLGAGATAGLVFAFQSPEMTSPLVGASGAIAGAMGAFLVLFATVRIKFAYWLGFFWGTFAAPAWLLLPLWFAGELATARLMDVAGASDGVAYWAHVGGFGFGVLFAALMRLCGVDAWMQARTERRVAKKAEVSEPPADALPNSLAPKAPAAASLGRLWTAVAKVDRSSALREWAEVVKTGPAVVGGDADVTLRLAGWLAATGQQAAACSMLAELLPRSDAVVAARIAGAVRRIDPKLAARALQQASAGASPDSGPTTIGKVALAQRPVAGAAVPPATAEASSPVDPPAPPKQVDEEDLDLFETDAVDLSKDDEAWAEADLDVDLGAPGSHAGESGDEAELFDSDAFDFSEE, from the coding sequence ATGCTACTGCCCTGGAGTCACGAATCGACGGAGTTGCGCCGTCGTCCCTGGATCACGCTCACCCTGATCGCGATTTGCGTGGTGGTCCTGGTCGGTAGCCAGAGCGACCCGGCTGTCCAGCAGTTCGATCGGACACTCGGCGAGGCCCATGATTTCTGGCAGAGCCATCCCTACCTGGAGCCGGGTGAGCTGCTGGCCTCCCATTTCGGCGATGACGGCGCCGATGCACGGATGGAGTTCCGTGCCGACCTCAAGGCGGGCCGCGTTCCGATCCCGGTCTCTGCGGTCGAGGCGGAGCAGCGCGATCTCGATGTGCTCACTGCGCACGCGGAGGCCGCCCTCGAGCGCCACGTCTGGTATCGCTTCGGACTGGTGCCGACGGCGATCCGATGGCAGGGCGTGCTGGGACATATGTTCCTGCACGCAGGCTGGGCCCACCTGCTCGGGAATCTGCTCTTTCTCTTCCTGACCGGGCCGTTCATCGAGGATCGCTGGGGTCGCTCCGTGTTCCTGATGTTCTATCTCGGTGCCGGGGCGACGGCTGGGCTGGTCTTCGCCTTCCAGAGCCCGGAGATGACGAGCCCGTTGGTGGGGGCGTCGGGTGCGATCGCAGGCGCCATGGGCGCATTCCTCGTCTTGTTCGCGACGGTCCGCATCAAATTCGCCTATTGGCTGGGCTTCTTCTGGGGGACGTTCGCAGCACCGGCCTGGTTGCTGCTGCCGCTCTGGTTTGCCGGCGAGCTGGCGACCGCACGCCTGATGGACGTCGCAGGGGCGAGTGACGGAGTGGCCTACTGGGCGCACGTCGGGGGCTTTGGCTTCGGCGTGTTGTTCGCTGCTCTGATGCGGCTCTGCGGTGTCGATGCCTGGATGCAAGCACGCACGGAAAGACGGGTCGCCAAGAAAGCAGAGGTGTCAGAGCCCCCGGCCGATGCACTTCCGAACAGCCTGGCACCCAAAGCTCCCGCTGCCGCCTCTCTGGGCCGCCTCTGGACCGCGGTTGCAAAGGTCGATCGGTCTTCCGCACTCCGCGAGTGGGCTGAGGTGGTGAAGACGGGACCGGCTGTCGTGGGTGGCGATGCGGATGTGACGTTGCGTCTCGCCGGCTGGCTGGCTGCGACGGGTCAACAGGCGGCGGCCTGTAGCATGCTGGCAGAGCTTCTCCCGCGAAGCGACGCCGTGGTCGCTGCCCGCATCGCCGGAGCCGTCCGTCGCATCGATCCGAAGCTGGCCGCCCGCGCGCTGCAACAAGCTAGCGCGGGGGCCTCGCCGGATTCCGGTCCGACGACGATCGGGAAGGTCGCGTTGGCTCAGCGCCCTGTCGCCGGAGCTGCGGTGCCGCCCGCAACCGCCGAAGCATCCTCTCCCGTCGATCCCCCGGCTCCGCCCAAGCAGGTCGACGAAGAGGATCTGGATCTCTTCGAGACCGATGCGGTCGATCTCAGCAAGGACGATGAGGCCTGGGCCGAGGCCGACCTGGATGTCGATCTCGGAGCGCCCGGAAGCCACGCTGGCGAATCCGGCGACGAAGCCGAGTTATTCGATTCCGACGCTTTCGATTTCTCCGAGGAATAG
- a CDS encoding gamma-glutamyl-gamma-aminobutyrate hydrolase family protein, translated as MAQPRIGIPLCLDAADQIRPGRRYHYIDEAYAVAVAEAEGTPCYLPLPASPEAALEGIDGLLLPGGDDFPPAQPYPAEIRFSLVEPEQRAFDSALLAAALERGLPVLGICYGMQLMALGAGGRLHHHIPVDRPDAGAHRLDERDGRHGITLQAGTQLARWLGDAPAEVNSLHHQAVAEPGEGYRVAAHAPDGIIEAIEAEGPLLRLGVQWHPEKLRGTNRSRLFRGFVDACRED; from the coding sequence ATGGCCCAGCCGCGCATCGGTATCCCGCTCTGTCTCGACGCAGCGGATCAAATCCGGCCCGGCCGTCGCTACCACTACATCGACGAAGCCTACGCCGTGGCCGTGGCCGAGGCGGAAGGCACGCCATGCTACCTACCGCTGCCGGCCTCGCCGGAAGCCGCACTGGAGGGGATCGACGGCCTTTTGCTCCCGGGCGGCGACGATTTCCCGCCGGCCCAGCCCTACCCGGCCGAGATTCGATTCAGCCTGGTCGAACCCGAGCAAAGAGCCTTCGACTCCGCACTCCTGGCAGCAGCGTTGGAGCGCGGCCTGCCGGTACTCGGCATCTGCTACGGCATGCAGCTGATGGCGCTTGGAGCGGGTGGCAGACTGCATCATCACATTCCGGTCGACCGGCCAGACGCAGGAGCCCACCGGCTCGACGAGCGGGACGGCCGCCACGGCATCACGCTTCAGGCCGGCACCCAGCTCGCACGGTGGCTCGGCGACGCACCGGCCGAAGTCAACAGCCTGCACCATCAGGCCGTAGCCGAGCCCGGTGAGGGCTACCGGGTCGCGGCTCATGCGCCGGATGGGATCATCGAAGCGATCGAGGCAGAAGGCCCGCTGCTCCGGCTCGGGGTGCAGTGGCATCCGGAGAAGCTCAGGGGGACGAATCGGTCCCGACTCTTCCGTGGTTTCGTCGACGCTTGCCGAGAAGACTGA
- a CDS encoding peroxiredoxin, whose amino-acid sequence MACLPPRPRPRRRLRRCSGSDGRAGFDPLRRDRAGYRCAAGPWGQTSRETCANIPPSGTRRIAVAIQVGDQLPSLKLKIVTSAGPADATTEELFSGKKVVLFGVPGAFTLVCSSQHLPGYIRNAGALRAKGVDRILCLSVNDVFVMEAWARDRGASDAVTLVADGSAEFTRAVGLDFDASSFGMGTRSQRYALVAEDGVVTHLGIETPMRFDVSSVEAILAAL is encoded by the coding sequence ATGGCGTGCCTTCCGCCTCGGCCACGGCCACGGCGTAGGCTTCGTCGATGTAGTGGTAGCGACGGCCGGGCCGGATTTGATCCGCTGCGTCGAGACAGAGCGGGATACCGATGCGCGGCTGGGCCATGGGGCCAGACTAGCCGAGAGACCTGTGCGAACATCCCGCCTTCCGGAACAAGGAGGATCGCCGTGGCCATCCAGGTGGGCGACCAGCTTCCCTCGCTGAAGCTCAAGATCGTGACGTCCGCCGGCCCGGCCGATGCCACGACGGAGGAACTCTTTTCCGGCAAGAAGGTCGTATTGTTCGGTGTGCCAGGAGCCTTCACCCTGGTCTGCTCTTCCCAGCACCTGCCTGGCTACATTCGCAACGCCGGGGCCCTGCGGGCCAAGGGTGTCGACCGCATCCTGTGCTTGTCGGTGAACGATGTCTTCGTGATGGAGGCCTGGGCTCGAGACCGGGGTGCGAGCGACGCCGTTACGCTGGTCGCGGACGGCTCGGCAGAGTTCACCCGCGCTGTGGGCCTGGACTTCGATGCCAGTAGCTTTGGCATGGGGACCCGCTCCCAGCGTTACGCGTTGGTGGCCGAAGATGGTGTGGTCACGCATCTGGGCATCGAGACCCCGATGAGGTTCGACGTTTCAAGCGTCGAGGCCATTCTCGCCGCCTTGTAA